Proteins from one Sphingopyxis terrae subsp. terrae NBRC 15098 genomic window:
- a CDS encoding wax ester/triacylglycerol synthase family O-acyltransferase — protein MLKQLSAQDAQFLYTQTANNLTHIMGIYIYDPSTAPGGFVRFKDIIAHVQSRVDTSPLFKRRLHRLPLDLDHPYWVEDEHFDIEAHMSHARLPEPGDWRQFCIAVARYFSKPMDMNRPLWDIYIIEGLDRIPGIPKGSFAMLHRVHHAAVDGASGAHAFIAMSDIDAKGTPAIPGAPVEDLGRAPSSAEVATRAWTASMQSPVKFMNALLKVSPSLMTAARKSMLSDQGMTAGVPETRFNAPVGPHKMFDATRVALADIAKVRAKVPGATVNDVILATCAGALRKYLQAHGELPKESVVAVAPINRRGKGGKADSPGNQVTAMSVPLRTDIADPLKRLAAIRDYTVEAKEAKAGVSARIMTDLSQHIPGATMAAVARILTSERFAVRGTNLFISNVPGAQVPLYLAGAQLVQQYGAGPLANNMGLFIATPSYNGQVGFSIISERAIMPDIAFFRTCIDESFADLLAAQPKPEKAAVKPKPAEKPASKTKTSSKTTPKAKAKPKTPTKRKKASPPSSPRT, from the coding sequence ATGCTTAAGCAACTCAGCGCCCAGGACGCCCAGTTCCTCTATACCCAGACCGCGAACAATCTGACGCATATCATGGGTATCTACATTTACGATCCGTCGACGGCGCCAGGCGGCTTCGTGCGGTTCAAGGATATCATCGCGCACGTCCAGTCGCGCGTCGACACATCGCCGCTGTTCAAGCGCCGGCTCCACCGGCTGCCGCTCGATCTCGACCACCCCTATTGGGTCGAGGACGAACATTTCGACATCGAAGCGCATATGAGCCACGCGCGCCTGCCCGAACCCGGCGACTGGCGGCAATTCTGCATCGCGGTCGCGCGCTATTTCTCGAAGCCGATGGATATGAACCGGCCGCTTTGGGACATTTACATCATCGAGGGGCTCGACCGTATCCCCGGCATCCCGAAGGGCAGCTTCGCGATGCTCCACCGCGTCCATCACGCCGCGGTCGACGGCGCATCGGGCGCGCATGCCTTCATCGCGATGAGCGACATCGACGCCAAGGGGACGCCGGCAATCCCCGGCGCGCCGGTGGAGGATCTCGGGCGCGCGCCGTCGAGCGCGGAGGTCGCCACGCGCGCCTGGACCGCGTCGATGCAATCGCCGGTCAAATTCATGAACGCGCTGCTCAAGGTGTCGCCCTCGCTGATGACCGCGGCGCGCAAGTCGATGCTCAGCGATCAGGGGATGACCGCGGGCGTCCCCGAAACGCGCTTCAACGCACCCGTCGGCCCGCACAAGATGTTCGACGCGACCCGGGTTGCGCTCGCCGATATCGCGAAGGTGCGGGCAAAGGTGCCCGGCGCGACGGTCAACGACGTCATCCTTGCGACCTGCGCGGGCGCGCTGCGCAAATATCTTCAGGCGCATGGCGAACTGCCCAAGGAAAGCGTCGTCGCGGTCGCCCCGATCAACCGGCGCGGCAAGGGCGGCAAGGCCGACAGTCCCGGCAATCAGGTGACCGCGATGAGCGTGCCGCTGCGCACCGACATTGCCGACCCGCTGAAGCGGCTCGCGGCGATCCGTGACTATACGGTGGAGGCGAAGGAGGCGAAGGCGGGCGTCAGCGCGCGGATCATGACCGACCTGTCGCAGCATATTCCGGGCGCGACGATGGCGGCGGTTGCGCGCATCCTGACGAGCGAGCGCTTCGCGGTGCGCGGCACCAATCTTTTCATCTCGAACGTCCCGGGCGCGCAGGTGCCGCTCTATCTCGCGGGGGCGCAGCTTGTGCAGCAATACGGCGCAGGCCCGCTCGCCAACAATATGGGGCTGTTCATCGCGACCCCCAGCTATAACGGTCAGGTCGGCTTCTCGATCATCTCCGAACGCGCGATCATGCCCGACATCGCCTTCTTTCGCACGTGCATCGACGAAAGTTTCGCCGACCTGCTCGCCGCGCAGCCTAAGCCCGAAAAGGCGGCGGTCAAACCGAAGCCTGCAGAAAAGCCCGCTTCGAAGACAAAGACTTCATCCAAAACGACACCCAAGGCGAAAGCGAAACCAAAAACGCCGACGAAGCGGAAGAAGGCATCACCTCCTTCGTCACCCCGGACTTGA
- the argH gene encoding argininosuccinate lyase, whose translation MANTPDSNSMWGGRFGGGPAAIMQEINASIPVDKRLWEEDVAASRAHAAMLGAQGIIAAADAATIDRGLAQIADEFAANGVPVDLALEDIHMTVESRLKELVGEAAGRLHTARSRNDQVATDFRLWVRTACDRIDSGLKALQGALLARADEHADSIMPGFTHLQVAQPVTLGHHLLAYVEMFGRDRGRFRDARARLNESPLGAAALAGTSFPLDRPATAAALGFDRPMANSIDAVSDRDFALEFCAAASIAAIHLSRLAEEIVIWASQPFGFVSLPDAWSTGSSIMPQKRNPDAAELVRGRAGLLLGAFQRLSVIVKGLPLTYSKDLQDDKETVFGAFDALALSLAAMTGMVDALAFRTDRMRALAASGFSTATDLADWLVREAGVPFRDAHHIVGACVKRSEELGVELSALPADEAAAIHAAVTPAALAALTVEASVASRMSYGGTAPERVRQAVAAARAALEI comes from the coding sequence ATGGCGAATACTCCCGATAGCAACAGCATGTGGGGCGGCCGCTTCGGTGGCGGACCTGCGGCGATCATGCAAGAGATAAACGCCTCGATCCCCGTCGACAAACGTCTTTGGGAAGAGGATGTCGCCGCCAGCCGCGCGCATGCCGCGATGCTCGGCGCGCAGGGGATCATTGCCGCCGCCGACGCGGCGACCATCGATCGCGGGCTGGCGCAGATCGCCGACGAGTTCGCCGCGAACGGTGTGCCGGTCGATCTTGCGCTCGAAGATATTCACATGACGGTCGAATCGCGCCTCAAGGAACTGGTCGGCGAAGCCGCCGGGCGGCTCCACACCGCGCGCTCGCGCAACGATCAGGTCGCGACCGATTTTCGGCTCTGGGTGCGCACCGCTTGCGACCGTATCGATTCCGGCCTGAAGGCGCTTCAGGGCGCCCTGCTCGCGCGCGCCGATGAACATGCGGACAGCATCATGCCCGGCTTCACCCATTTGCAGGTCGCACAGCCGGTGACGCTCGGCCACCATCTGCTCGCCTATGTCGAAATGTTCGGCCGCGATCGCGGCCGTTTCCGCGATGCGCGCGCGCGGCTCAACGAATCGCCGCTCGGCGCCGCGGCGCTTGCGGGCACCAGCTTCCCGCTCGACCGTCCGGCGACCGCGGCGGCGCTCGGTTTCGACCGGCCGATGGCGAACAGTATCGATGCCGTATCGGACCGCGATTTCGCGCTCGAATTTTGTGCCGCCGCCTCGATTGCCGCGATTCACCTCTCGCGCCTCGCCGAAGAGATCGTGATCTGGGCCAGCCAGCCCTTCGGTTTCGTCAGTCTGCCCGACGCCTGGTCGACCGGCAGCTCGATCATGCCGCAAAAGCGCAATCCCGATGCCGCCGAACTGGTGCGCGGCCGCGCAGGCCTGCTGCTCGGTGCGTTCCAGCGGCTTTCGGTGATCGTGAAAGGGCTGCCGCTCACCTATTCGAAGGATTTGCAGGACGATAAGGAAACGGTCTTCGGTGCCTTCGACGCGCTAGCGCTTTCGCTCGCCGCGATGACCGGCATGGTCGACGCGCTGGCCTTTCGCACCGACCGGATGCGCGCGCTCGCCGCATCGGGCTTTTCGACCGCGACCGATCTGGCCGACTGGCTGGTGCGCGAGGCGGGGGTGCCGTTCCGCGACGCGCACCATATCGTCGGTGCCTGCGTGAAACGATCGGAAGAGCTCGGCGTTGAACTGTCGGCGCTTCCGGCGGACGAAGCGGCGGCGATCCATGCCGCGGTCACGCCCGCCGCGCTCGCGGCGCTGACCGTCGAGGCGTCGGTCGCCAGCCGCATGAGCTATGGCGGCACCGCGCCCGAACGGGTAAGGCAGGCTGTTGCCGCGGCGCGCGCGGCGCTGGAGATTTAG
- the lysA gene encoding diaminopimelate decarboxylase, with the protein MDHFAYRDGVLYAEDIALPRIAEEIGTPVYVYSRATLERHAQVFRDALADIPRKHIAFAIKCNPNLGVLRVLARQGYGADVVSGGELERAIASGMAPEDIVFSGVGKTRAELALGLDRGIGQFNIEHEPEGVALAEIAARKEMTAQAVLRVNPDVDAGTHAKISTGKAENKFGVGIDVAPEIFDRLARLPGLKLRGIALHIGSQLTSLDPLEAAFVRVGRLIADLRAAGHDITHVDLGGGLGVPYKEGDNPPSPADYGAMVARVTRDWDVTLMFEPGRVIAGNAGVLLTEVLWVKPGAQSDFVIVDAAMNDLARPALYDAWHDFQAVRPSGETMTASIVGPVCETGDTFARDRVIDKVAAGDLAVFRTAGAYGATMASTYNSRSLVPEVLVDGDRYIVVADRIAAGTIMAAERVPDWID; encoded by the coding sequence ATGGATCATTTTGCTTATCGTGACGGCGTTCTCTACGCCGAAGACATCGCCTTGCCGCGCATTGCCGAGGAAATCGGCACCCCCGTCTATGTCTATTCGCGCGCGACGCTTGAACGCCATGCGCAGGTGTTTCGCGACGCGCTTGCCGACATTCCGCGCAAGCACATTGCCTTTGCGATCAAGTGCAACCCCAACCTCGGCGTGCTGCGTGTCCTCGCGCGGCAGGGCTATGGCGCCGACGTCGTGTCGGGCGGCGAGCTCGAACGCGCGATCGCGTCGGGGATGGCGCCCGAAGATATCGTCTTTTCGGGCGTCGGAAAGACGCGGGCCGAACTGGCGCTCGGTCTCGACCGCGGCATCGGCCAGTTCAACATCGAACATGAACCCGAAGGTGTCGCGCTCGCAGAGATCGCCGCACGAAAGGAAATGACCGCGCAGGCAGTGCTGCGCGTCAATCCCGACGTCGATGCGGGCACCCACGCCAAGATCTCGACCGGCAAGGCCGAAAACAAGTTCGGCGTCGGCATCGACGTCGCGCCCGAAATATTCGACCGCCTTGCGCGGCTACCTGGCCTCAAGCTGCGCGGCATTGCACTCCATATCGGCAGTCAGCTCACCAGCCTCGACCCGCTCGAGGCGGCGTTCGTCCGCGTCGGGCGGCTGATCGCCGATCTGCGAGCGGCGGGACACGACATCACCCATGTCGATCTCGGCGGCGGGCTCGGGGTTCCTTACAAGGAGGGCGACAACCCGCCGAGCCCCGCCGATTATGGCGCGATGGTCGCGCGCGTCACCCGCGACTGGGACGTCACCTTGATGTTCGAACCCGGGCGCGTCATCGCCGGCAACGCGGGCGTGCTGCTCACCGAAGTGCTGTGGGTCAAGCCGGGAGCGCAGAGCGATTTCGTCATCGTCGACGCAGCCATGAACGATCTGGCACGTCCGGCGCTCTACGATGCGTGGCACGATTTCCAGGCAGTGCGTCCGAGCGGCGAGACGATGACCGCCTCGATCGTCGGCCCGGTGTGCGAAACCGGCGACACCTTCGCGCGCGACCGCGTGATCGACAAGGTTGCGGCGGGCGATCTCGCCGTTTTCCGTACCGCGGGCGCCTATGGCGCGACGATGGCATCGACCTACAACAGCCGCAGCCTGGTTCCCGAAGTGCTCGTCGACGGCGACCGCTATATCGTCGTCGCCGATCGCATCGCCGCCGGTACGATCATGGCGGCCGAACGCGTCCCCGACTGGATCGACTGA
- a CDS encoding NAD(P)H-dependent glycerol-3-phosphate dehydrogenase yields the protein MRLKVGLLGGGSWGTTVAATVSRNAPITLWARDAEMVDGINRDQENRKYLPGIRLPAALRATADLGEAVAGADVLVMGVPSHSFRAVLEEARDHLRPWVPVISLTKGLELATGKRMTEVIEEVLPGHPVGVLTGPNLAREIMSGQAAASVLSMEDEIVVRALHPLFHSGLFRVYTNTDLLGCELGGVLKNIIAIAVGMGDGLGAGDNTRAGLMTRGLAEITRLGVAMGGRPETFAGLTGMGDLIATCTSPLSRNRHVGVELGKGRHIDAIIADMHMVAEGVKSAPTVMALADRHGIAMPIARDVFDVTQGKRTAQDVFRGLLKSSVGDEAHPG from the coding sequence ATGCGCCTGAAAGTGGGCCTGCTCGGCGGGGGGAGCTGGGGGACGACGGTCGCCGCGACGGTATCGCGCAACGCGCCGATCACCTTGTGGGCGCGCGACGCCGAAATGGTCGATGGCATCAACCGCGATCAGGAAAACCGCAAATATCTGCCCGGCATCCGCCTGCCCGCGGCGCTGCGCGCGACGGCCGATCTCGGCGAAGCTGTGGCGGGCGCCGACGTCCTCGTCATGGGCGTGCCGTCGCACAGCTTTCGCGCGGTGCTCGAGGAGGCGCGCGATCATCTGCGTCCCTGGGTGCCGGTGATCAGCCTGACCAAGGGGCTCGAACTCGCGACGGGCAAGCGGATGACCGAGGTGATCGAGGAGGTGCTGCCCGGCCACCCCGTCGGCGTGCTCACCGGCCCCAATCTCGCGCGTGAGATCATGAGCGGCCAGGCGGCGGCGAGCGTGCTGTCGATGGAGGATGAAATCGTCGTGCGCGCACTGCACCCGCTTTTCCATTCGGGGCTGTTCCGCGTCTATACCAACACCGATCTGCTCGGTTGCGAACTCGGCGGGGTGCTCAAGAATATCATCGCGATTGCGGTCGGCATGGGCGACGGGCTCGGCGCGGGCGACAATACGCGCGCCGGGCTGATGACGCGCGGGCTGGCCGAAATCACCCGGCTCGGCGTCGCGATGGGCGGGCGCCCGGAAACCTTCGCCGGTCTGACGGGCATGGGCGACCTGATCGCGACCTGCACCAGCCCGCTGTCGCGCAACCGCCACGTCGGGGTCGAACTCGGCAAGGGGCGCCATATCGACGCGATCATCGCCGACATGCACATGGTCGCCGAAGGCGTCAAAAGCGCCCCCACGGTGATGGCGCTCGCCGACCGTCACGGCATCGCGATGCCGATCGCGCGCGACGTCTTCGACGTGACGCAGGGCAAACGGACCGCGCAGGATGTGTTCCGCGGGCTGCTCAAATCGAGCGTCGGTGACGAGGCGCATCCGGGGTAG
- a CDS encoding alpha/beta fold hydrolase: MKLLLILLFAPLIALAIFYFVFPGRLVAIGRALLRRRGGTVQKSVTVDGRAWPYLEGGDPAKPTLLLVHGFSGDKDNWSFLAPFLTRDYYVVAPDLPGFGENERNPDLAYDIEAQTARLKAFVDALGLRQPHIAGNSMGGWIALRYALDFPDALASLILIDNAGVAGANESDLQKQAANEDYNPLVLAGIEDADRLVAMVVHKPPFVPSRLKPVLYADALKYRDQLDTAFWVIATEMRDRPLNDRLGEVTVPTLIIWGRHDRLIDISCVPVLEAGIANSRAHVLDHVGHVPMVEDPKATAALMKDFLGPLD; this comes from the coding sequence ATGAAGCTCCTCCTCATTCTGCTTTTTGCTCCGCTGATCGCTCTGGCGATCTTCTATTTCGTATTCCCCGGCCGCCTGGTCGCGATCGGTCGCGCGCTGCTCCGCCGGCGCGGCGGCACGGTGCAGAAAAGCGTTACCGTCGACGGCCGCGCCTGGCCCTATCTGGAGGGCGGCGATCCCGCCAAGCCTACGCTGCTGCTCGTCCATGGCTTTTCGGGCGACAAGGATAATTGGTCCTTTCTCGCGCCCTTTCTGACGCGCGACTATTACGTCGTCGCACCCGATCTCCCCGGTTTTGGCGAGAATGAACGCAACCCCGATCTTGCGTATGACATCGAAGCGCAGACCGCGCGGCTGAAGGCATTCGTCGATGCGCTCGGACTGCGGCAGCCGCATATCGCGGGCAATAGCATGGGCGGCTGGATCGCGCTGCGCTACGCGCTCGACTTTCCCGATGCGCTCGCCAGCCTGATCCTGATCGACAATGCCGGGGTGGCGGGCGCGAACGAGAGCGATCTTCAGAAACAGGCGGCGAACGAGGATTATAACCCGCTCGTCCTGGCCGGTATCGAGGATGCCGACCGCCTCGTCGCGATGGTCGTCCACAAACCGCCCTTCGTGCCGTCGCGATTGAAGCCGGTGCTCTATGCCGACGCGCTCAAATATCGCGATCAGCTCGACACCGCCTTCTGGGTCATTGCGACCGAGATGCGCGACCGCCCGCTCAACGACCGGCTCGGCGAGGTGACGGTGCCGACGCTGATCATCTGGGGCCGCCACGACCGGCTGATCGACATCAGCTGCGTCCCCGTGCTCGAAGCGGGTATCGCAAACAGCCGCGCGCATGTCCTCGATCATGTCGGCCATGTCCCGATGGTCGAGGATCCGAAGGCCACCGCCGCGCTGATGAAGGATTTTCTCGGGCCGCTCGATTAG
- a CDS encoding DUF3336 domain-containing protein — MIFSPTLSVDADLAKAPDYAAWIRAAIAADGKSGMQAWRDADESKHFDYRAIRARLERLRKLSAAGDVKGLLFVLNEGIHGNIDGMGHERLYQKARFGTKRLIEDYVAEVVSALGKIAAARSIPRDEKRDFFRRAQHCYGRSALLLSGSGSFLYFHVGVVKALWEEGVLPTILAGSSGGSIVAAVVCTRKDAEVGAFLASDKLASADRDPEVRRLAPDEVAARLAELIPDLTFQEAYEVSGRHLNVSVAPAEKYQNGRLLNAITAPNVLIREAVLASCAVPGVFPPVMLMARDEAGKRVPYQPDRRWVDGSVTHDIPTKRLERLYGVNHHIVSQANPLALPFATDTRKQMAPIEAIQHASMATFKAWLNANMVIFQKPLELVPPLNSLANMARSLINQEYTGDINIIRPPKFWSPTKILSDLSQEDIDELIDTGMRTAWPKIEMVRTQTAISRALDAILARIDKGGDDGPGHRSAALKKPVR; from the coding sequence ATGATCTTTTCCCCGACGCTCAGCGTGGACGCCGATCTGGCGAAGGCGCCCGACTATGCCGCCTGGATCAGAGCGGCGATTGCCGCCGACGGCAAATCGGGGATGCAGGCGTGGCGCGACGCCGACGAAAGCAAGCATTTCGACTATCGCGCGATCCGCGCCCGCCTCGAACGGCTGCGCAAGCTGTCGGCGGCGGGCGATGTGAAGGGGCTGCTCTTCGTCCTCAACGAAGGCATTCACGGCAATATCGACGGCATGGGCCACGAACGCTTGTATCAAAAGGCGCGCTTCGGCACCAAAAGGCTGATCGAGGATTATGTGGCAGAGGTCGTCTCCGCGCTGGGCAAGATCGCCGCGGCGCGCAGCATCCCGCGCGACGAAAAGCGCGATTTCTTCCGCCGCGCCCAGCATTGCTACGGCCGCTCGGCGCTGCTGCTGTCGGGGTCGGGCAGCTTTCTCTATTTCCATGTCGGCGTCGTGAAAGCGCTGTGGGAGGAGGGCGTGCTGCCGACGATCCTCGCGGGATCGAGCGGCGGTTCGATCGTCGCCGCGGTCGTCTGCACGCGCAAGGATGCCGAGGTCGGCGCCTTCCTGGCCAGCGACAAGCTTGCCAGCGCCGACCGCGATCCCGAAGTGCGCCGCCTCGCCCCTGACGAGGTCGCCGCGCGCCTCGCCGAGCTCATCCCCGACCTGACCTTTCAGGAAGCCTATGAGGTCAGCGGCCGACATCTCAACGTGTCAGTCGCGCCCGCCGAAAAATATCAGAACGGCCGCCTGCTCAACGCGATCACCGCGCCCAATGTGCTGATCCGCGAAGCGGTGCTCGCCTCGTGCGCGGTGCCGGGCGTCTTTCCGCCGGTGATGCTGATGGCGCGCGACGAAGCGGGCAAGCGCGTGCCCTATCAGCCCGACCGGCGCTGGGTCGACGGGTCGGTGACGCACGACATCCCGACCAAGCGGCTCGAACGCCTCTACGGCGTCAACCATCATATCGTCAGCCAGGCGAACCCGCTCGCGCTGCCTTTCGCGACCGACACGCGCAAGCAGATGGCGCCGATAGAGGCCATTCAGCATGCCTCGATGGCGACCTTCAAGGCATGGCTCAACGCCAATATGGTGATATTCCAGAAGCCCCTCGAACTGGTGCCGCCGCTCAACAGCCTCGCCAATATGGCGCGCTCGCTGATCAATCAGGAATATACCGGCGACATCAACATCATCCGGCCGCCCAAATTCTGGTCGCCCACAAAGATATTGTCCGATCTGTCGCAGGAGGACATCGACGAGCTGATCGACACCGGCATGCGCACCGCCTGGCCGAAGATCGAGATGGTGCGCACCCAGACCGCGATAAGCCGCGCGCTCGACGCCATCCTGGCGCGCATCGACAAGGGCGGCGACGACGGCCCCGGCCACCGCAGCGCGGCGCTGAAAAAGCCGGTCCGGTGA
- a CDS encoding glycerol-3-phosphate 1-O-acyltransferase codes for MADGTPRSEFVAEQLADRLYIIDAHNRIERQILLDWIHATSVDPGGEGAPIWVSLAIADDDHALDLDALKARLAGDPARTVVPLRVAWRIPGFERDRALKFRHLIFGDPRRPGPLRARFILWRDRRRAQILVGEAATQTELKARYLAQTGGGDGCEEGSSEFAGFVARQAGLALDVAERGIRGSRYKVPRFVADSLRTNPKFRAALADLAGQLGRPVADLYREARPLMKEVIATPSALFLDLRARLDRMMFGGYAPEMEVDAAELAKLRSVLREHPTAILFTHKTYIDGATPSRLAYENDLPMLHSFGGANLDFAIMGQFFRRSGMIFIRRSFQDQPVYKLVLRHYIAWLLAKRFPLSWAFEGTRSRLGKLMPPKYGLMKYVLDAAHATGTQGVHFVPFVTSFDLIRDVEEYAAEQTGRTKKPESLAWFIGYMKSLKEPSGRIRLDIGEPVVIPEAPAPDDRRALERIAFAVAVEANRVTPLTVTSVMCLILLGTAPRGVTEAEMIATIARITAWARERGIRLSRELEGGDAAALAATLDTLVEGGLLTRFEAGSETVYSIDPAKHPMASYYRNIIAHHFLDRAMIELALFELRDADSKDSTAAFWARIDRLRDLFKFEFFYPPRGEHLAALEAELARIDPAWAKRLASGDRGVAQLIRRCQPMVGHAILLPFAEAYSVVADILARARPGDPVDEKALLDAALIEGRQAWLLRRISSEASIGKLLFANALSQMRHMGLAETATPDGLRARRALLVELRGLANVMESMRLATLALADRLPGTGE; via the coding sequence ATGGCCGACGGCACGCCCCGCAGCGAATTCGTCGCGGAGCAGCTGGCCGACCGGCTCTACATCATTGACGCGCACAACCGGATCGAGCGGCAGATATTGCTCGACTGGATCCACGCGACCTCGGTCGATCCGGGCGGGGAGGGCGCGCCGATTTGGGTCAGCCTCGCGATCGCCGATGACGATCATGCCCTCGACCTCGATGCGCTCAAGGCGCGGCTGGCGGGCGACCCTGCGCGTACGGTGGTGCCGCTGCGCGTCGCGTGGCGCATCCCCGGTTTCGAGCGCGATCGCGCGCTGAAATTCCGGCATCTGATCTTCGGCGACCCGCGCCGTCCGGGGCCGCTGCGCGCGCGGTTCATCCTGTGGCGCGACCGGCGCCGGGCGCAGATCCTGGTCGGCGAAGCGGCAACACAGACAGAGCTGAAGGCACGCTATCTCGCGCAGACCGGCGGCGGTGACGGCTGCGAGGAGGGAAGCAGCGAATTTGCCGGCTTCGTCGCGCGGCAGGCGGGGCTCGCGCTCGACGTCGCCGAACGCGGCATCCGCGGCAGCCGCTACAAGGTGCCGCGCTTCGTTGCCGACTCGCTGCGCACCAACCCCAAATTCCGCGCCGCGCTTGCCGATCTTGCCGGCCAGCTCGGCCGTCCCGTCGCGGATCTCTACCGCGAGGCGCGCCCGCTGATGAAGGAGGTCATCGCGACCCCCAGTGCGCTGTTCCTCGACCTGCGCGCGCGGCTCGACCGGATGATGTTCGGCGGCTATGCGCCCGAGATGGAGGTCGACGCGGCCGAGCTTGCAAAGCTGCGCTCGGTGCTGCGCGAACATCCGACCGCGATCCTGTTCACACACAAAACCTATATCGACGGCGCGACCCCCAGCCGCCTCGCCTATGAAAATGACCTGCCGATGCTGCACAGCTTTGGCGGCGCCAACCTCGACTTCGCGATCATGGGCCAATTCTTCCGCCGCTCGGGAATGATTTTCATTCGCCGCAGCTTTCAGGATCAGCCGGTCTACAAGCTGGTGCTGCGCCACTATATCGCCTGGCTGCTCGCCAAGCGCTTCCCGCTGTCCTGGGCCTTCGAAGGGACGCGCTCGCGCCTCGGCAAGCTGATGCCGCCCAAATATGGCCTGATGAAATATGTCCTCGACGCCGCGCATGCGACCGGGACGCAGGGGGTACATTTCGTGCCCTTCGTCACCAGTTTCGACCTGATCCGCGATGTCGAGGAATATGCCGCCGAACAGACCGGGCGGACCAAGAAACCCGAAAGCCTCGCCTGGTTCATCGGCTATATGAAGAGCCTCAAGGAACCGTCGGGGCGCATCCGTCTCGACATCGGCGAGCCCGTCGTCATTCCGGAGGCGCCAGCCCCCGACGACCGGCGCGCGCTGGAGCGTATCGCCTTCGCCGTCGCGGTCGAGGCGAACCGCGTCACCCCGCTTACCGTCACCTCGGTCATGTGCCTCATCCTGCTCGGCACCGCGCCGCGCGGCGTGACCGAGGCAGAGATGATCGCGACGATCGCGCGCATCACCGCCTGGGCGCGCGAGCGCGGCATCCGCCTCAGCCGCGAGCTCGAAGGCGGCGACGCCGCGGCGCTCGCGGCGACGCTCGACACGCTCGTCGAGGGCGGCCTGCTCACGCGGTTCGAGGCCGGCAGCGAGACCGTCTATTCGATCGACCCCGCCAAGCATCCGATGGCGAGCTATTATCGCAACATCATCGCGCATCATTTCCTCGACCGCGCGATGATCGAGCTGGCGCTGTTCGAGCTGCGCGATGCCGACAGCAAGGATTCGACCGCCGCCTTCTGGGCGCGGATCGACCGGCTGCGCGATCTGTTCAAATTCGAATTCTTCTACCCGCCGCGCGGCGAACATCTGGCCGCGCTGGAGGCTGAACTTGCGCGCATCGACCCTGCCTGGGCCAAGCGACTGGCGAGCGGCGACCGCGGCGTTGCGCAGCTCATTCGCCGCTGTCAGCCGATGGTCGGCCATGCGATCCTGCTACCCTTTGCCGAGGCCTATTCGGTCGTTGCCGACATTCTGGCGCGCGCGCGCCCCGGCGATCCGGTCGATGAAAAGGCGCTGCTCGACGCCGCGCTGATCGAGGGGCGTCAGGCCTGGCTCCTGCGCCGGATCAGCAGCGAAGCGTCGATCGGAAAATTGCTCTTCGCCAACGCCCTGTCGCAGATGCGCCATATGGGGCTGGCGGAAACCGCGACCCCTGACGGATTGCGCGCGCGCCGCGCACTGCTCGTGGAACTCCGCGGGCTCGCCAACGTCATGGAATCGATGCGGCTGGCCACGCTCGCGCTCGCCGACCGATTGCCGGGGACGGGAGAATGA
- a CDS encoding alpha/beta hydrolase: protein MAGVMLPPGSAGAGATLHVTHWLPAAAPKAVVLLAHGYAEHAGRYAHVAKRLTDAGYAVYAVDHWGHGKSDGEGGYVPRFSAFTDGMAELLTLVEVNHPGAPRLLLGHSMGGLIATLFLIDRQDAFVAAALSGPAIVPGTPPSRFTVWISRFLSRFFPRLGVLALDPNGVSRDPAVVTAYLADPLVYTGKIGARLGKEFMDAMAVAQACAPKITLPILLQHGDHDSLASVAGSHYLFDHVASTDKRLEIYPGLFHEIYNEPERDAVLDDLIGWFDAHVSA, encoded by the coding sequence ATGGCGGGCGTGATGCTGCCGCCGGGATCGGCGGGCGCGGGCGCGACGCTGCACGTCACCCATTGGCTTCCTGCTGCGGCGCCCAAGGCCGTGGTGCTCCTCGCGCACGGCTATGCCGAGCACGCCGGGCGTTACGCCCATGTGGCAAAACGGCTGACCGACGCCGGCTATGCCGTCTATGCGGTCGACCATTGGGGCCATGGCAAGTCGGATGGCGAGGGGGGCTATGTGCCGCGCTTCTCGGCTTTCACCGACGGCATGGCCGAATTGCTCACGCTCGTCGAGGTCAACCATCCGGGCGCGCCGCGCCTGCTGCTCGGACACAGCATGGGCGGCCTGATCGCGACGCTGTTCCTGATCGATCGGCAGGACGCCTTTGTCGCCGCCGCACTGTCCGGCCCGGCGATTGTCCCCGGTACGCCGCCTTCGCGCTTCACCGTCTGGATCAGCCGCTTTCTGTCACGCTTTTTTCCGCGCCTCGGCGTATTGGCGCTCGATCCCAACGGGGTCAGCCGCGATCCGGCGGTGGTCACCGCCTATCTTGCCGATCCGCTTGTCTATACGGGAAAGATCGGCGCGCGGCTCGGCAAGGAATTCATGGACGCGATGGCGGTTGCGCAGGCATGCGCACCGAAAATCACGCTGCCGATCCTGCTCCAGCATGGCGACCATGACAGCCTCGCCTCGGTGGCGGGCTCGCACTATCTGTTCGACCATGTCGCATCGACCGACAAGCGGCTCGAAATCTATCCCGGCCTGTTCCACGAAATCTATAACGAGCCCGAACGCGATGCGGTGCTGGACGATCTGATCGGCTGGTTCGATGCGCATGTGTCAGCCTGA